One window from the genome of Diabrotica virgifera virgifera chromosome 6, PGI_DIABVI_V3a encodes:
- the LOC114344297 gene encoding zinc finger protein 43-like codes for MECKVEIKKEVEEYQQNDIQLSTSIDVEDLKKERGEDVPGCRQDDNRMKIMETTGHSSPKQKTPSRNTEEATLDINMKLQTGEAPYMCHICLKPFRKTNTLKKHMVIHAEETPYKCEICFKQFCQVGDMKRHMRSHTGEKPYKCERCFKQFSEASNLKVHLKVHSEEKPYKCEVCFKQFSQKGHLKTHMRKHTGEKPYQCEICLKHFTQRSSLENHTLIHTGEKPYRCEICFKQFSQASNLKTHLKVHTEEKPYQCEMCFKQFREVDHLKKHLKTHAEEKPHKCEICFKQFREIDHLKKHLKRHTGEKLDECEICLKSFNKSYLKIHMRSHTGEKPYKCEICFKQFITANHLQIHSRLHVGTKPYKCEICCKEFCVAYKLKQHIITHTIEKPYKCETCFKLFTHKSSLDKHKMVHTGENPYKCEICLKPFINNSNLKAHVRSHTGETPYKCEICLKQFRHASHLKVHLRVHTGEKPYKCEICSKQFPQANSLKQHLMIHTGEKPSKCEICLKQFINNSNLKAHMRLHTGEKPYQCEVCFKHFTQKISLDNHKHIHTGEKP; via the coding sequence GTTGTCGACAGGATGATAACAGAATGAAAATTATGGAAACAACTGGACATTCATCTCCTAAACAAAAGACTCCAAGCAGAAACACTGAAGAAGCAACATTAGATATAAATATGAAACTCCAAACCGGTGAAGCACCCTACATGTGTCATATTTGTTTAAAGCCGTTTCGTAAAACCAATACTTTAAAAAAGCATATGGTGATACACGCTGAAGAAACTCCTTATaagtgcgagatttgttttaaacagttttgccAAGTAGGTGATATGAAACGACATATGAGGtcgcatactggagaaaaaccgtacaagtgtgaacgttgttttaagcaatttagtgaagcaagtaatttgaaagtacatttgaaAGTACACTCCGAAGAGAAGCCTTATAAGTGCGaagtttgttttaagcagttttctcagaAAGGTCATTTGAAAACGCATATGAGAAAgcatactggggaaaaaccttaccagtgtgaaatttgtttgaagcattTTACTCAGAGAAGTTCTTTAGAAAATCATACACTtattcacactggagaaaaaccttacaggtgtgaaatttgttttaaacagttttctcaggcaagtaatttgaaaacacatttgaaagtgcacactgAAGAAAAGCCTTACCAGTGCGAAAtgtgttttaagcagtttagagAAGTAGATcacttgaaaaagcatttgaaaaCGCATGCTGAGGAAAAGCCTcataagtgcgaaatttgttttaagcagtttagagAAATAGATcacttgaaaaagcatttgaaaaGGCACACTGGCGAAAAACTTGACGAGTGTGAGATTTGTTTGAAgagttttaataaaagttatttaaaaatacatatgagatcgcacactggagaaaaaccttacaagtgcgaaatttgttttaagcagtttattacAGCAAATCATTTGCAAATACATTCACGATTGCACGTTGGAACAAAGCcgtataagtgtgaaatttgttgtaaGGAGTTTTGTGTGGCATACAAATTGAAACAACATATAATTACACACACTatagaaaaaccttacaagtgcgaaacCTGTTTTAAGCTTTTTACTCATAAAAGTTCTTTGGATAAACACAAAAtggttcacactggagaaaatccctacaagtgcgaaatttgtttaaagcCGTTTATCAATAATAGTAATTTAAAAGCACATGTGAGATCGCACACTGGCGAaacaccttacaagtgtgaaatttgtttgaagcagtttcGTCATGCATCACATTTGAAAgttcatttgagagtgcacactggcgAAAAGccttacaaatgtgaaatttgttccaAGCAGTTTCCCCAAGCAAATAGTTTAAAACAACATTTGATGATACACACGGGAGAAAAACCTtccaagtgcgaaatttgtttaaagcagtttattaataatagtaatttgaaagcacatatgagattgcatactggagaaaaaccttaccaATGCGAAGTTTGTTTTAAGCACTTTACTCAGAAAATATCTTTAGATAACCATAAACAcattcacactggagaaaaaccttaa
- the LOC126886106 gene encoding uncharacterized protein LOC126886106 has translation MYDLHCKFEVLQATRLNRRQVDENGTQYIPTKTCVVSFKSQVLPKYITINKILKEVEPYKQKVLLCFNCLRFGHTGGQCKSKARCDKCQESHNSKDCKKTDLTRKCFNCSGDHFTTNLSACQEFQRQKLIKDAMTSNNISYQDANKQFPRNSYAKVTSINTEQTTNLSCLKTFPPLNPNNYTPTQFPSNPINKMSTNNIFYNNNSNSTNSRTF, from the coding sequence ATGTACGATTTACACTGTAAATTTGAAGTCCTTCAAGCCACAAGATTAAATCGAAGGCAAGTAGATGAAAACGGTACTCAATACATTCCAACAAAAACATGCGTAGTTAGTTTTAAGTCACAAgtgctaccaaaatatataacaatCAACAAGATACTAAAGGAAGTCGAACCATACAAACAAAAGGTGCTATTATGCTTTAATTGTCTTCGATTTGGACATACAGGTGGGCAGTGTAAGAGCAAGGCTAGGTGCGATAAATGTCAAGAATCCCACAACTCAAAAGATTGTAAAAAGACCGATCTCACTAGAAAATGTTTTAACTGTTCGGGGGATCATTTTACTACAAATTTAAGCGCGTGTCAAGAATTTCAGCGTCAAAAACTTATTAAAGACGCTATGACTTCCAATAATATTAGTTATCAAGACGCAAACAAACAGTTCCCCAGAAACTCCTATGCAAAAGTAACATCCATAAATACGGAACAAACTACAAACCTCTCCTGCCTCAAAACTTTCCCTCCATTAAATCCCAATAATTATACACCCACCCAATTCCCATCAAATCCAATTAACAAAATGtcaactaataatatattctacaataataattcaaatagtACAAATTCTCGAACATTCTAA
- the LOC126886464 gene encoding uncharacterized protein LOC126886464 produces the protein MQDVYISSRRIIFARSHLAISQIMIILYGFANDFPQKVISKETSLSAPTVIDWYNFCREVCSTYLEQHPVELGGFDEHGEPVTVEMDETMFFHRKYHRGRAFGNRQWVFGMIERNSGKLFLTPVQARNEETLLPIVSRTILPGTLIVTDGWGSYRNIGRLDGGVYEHRTVIHQNYSVDPDDDSVHTQTIESVWMRSKKKLRRQCGTSMDLFPSYLQEFMWRERIKDKDPFVEFLLCILEQYLV, from the exons ATGCAAGACGTCTACATCAGTTCGAGAAGGATCATTTTTGCGAGAAGTCATTTAGCTATTTCCCAGATAATGATAATATTATACGGATTTGCAAATGACTTCCCGCAAAAAGTAATCTCCAAGGAAACATCACTGTCTGCCCCTACTGTTATTGACTGGTACAATTTCTGCAGAGAAGTGTGCAGTACATATCTAGAGCAACATCCTGTGGAATTAGGAGGGTTCGATGAACATGGAGAACCAGTCACGGTGGAAATGGACGAAACCATGTTTTTCCACAGGAAGTACCATCGAGGGCGGGCCTTCGGGAACAGACAGTGGGTTTTTGGAATGATAGAAAGGAACAGTGGAAAACTGTTCCTTACACCAGTGCAGGCACGGAACGAAGAGACACTGCTGCCCATTGTATCAAG aacaattCTACCGGGGACATTAATTGTCACTGATGGATGGGGATCCTATAGAAATATTGGTCGCTTGGATGGGGGTGTGTATGAACACAGAACCGTTATTCATCAGAATTATTCCGTTGATCCAGATGATGACAGTGTTCATACACAAACTATAGAAAGCGTTTGGATGCGGTCTAAGAAGAAGCTCCGTAGACAATGCGGGACTTCCATGGATTTGTTTCCATCGTACCTCCAAGAGTTTATGTGGAGGGAACGAATAAAGGATAAAGACCCATTTGTGGAATTTTTATTATgcattttagaacaatatttagTTTAG